The Geitlerinema sp. PCC 9228 genome contains the following window.
CGACGCCCCGACGCTCCGACGCCCCCATGCCCCCTTTCCCTAGGGAATTAATACAAATCCACACCGGGAAAATCTCGCATTTTCGCATTCGCTGCTTCGCCACAAGTGCGAGGTGTGGGAAATAACTTACCAGGATTGGCTTGACCGCGAGGGTTGAATACTTGGCGAACCCACTGCATGGTAGCCAAATCGGCTTCGGAAAACATATCGCTCATATAGCATTTTTTATCTTCGCCGATGCCGTGTTCGCCGGATAAGCTGCCACCCACGCGCAGACAGATTTTTAAAATTTCACCCGCTACTTCTTCCACTTCTTCTAACGCACCTTCTTTAGAATTGTCGTACAGAACCAAAGGATGTAAATTGCCATCGCCGGCGTGGAACACATTGGCAATTTGATAGCCAGAGCGAGCACTGAGTTCTTCAATTTCTTTTAAAACCGAAGCGAGCTGCGTACGGGGAATGACGCCATCTTGCACGTAATAATCCGGTGCCAGGTGACCGGCGGCGGCAAAGGCAGCTTTGCGACCTTTCCACAGTTTGGCGCGTTTTTGGGGGTCGGTGGCTTTGGTAATGCTGCGGGCACCGTTTTGGGTGCAAATATCGGCAACTCGCTGTTGGTTGCTGTCTACCTCTACCTGCAAACCATCTAACTCCACCAACAAAATCGCTCTGGCATCCCGGGGATAGCATTCCATCGCTACAACATCTTCCACCGCATTGATGCTCAGGTTATCCATCATTTCCATACCGGCGGGAATAATGCCAGCACGGGTGATTTCGGCGACGGCATTGCCCGCATCTTCAATACTGGTAAAGTCAGCCAGCAAGACCGAAACGGCTTCTGGGGTTTTGAGAATGCGGAGGGTAATTTCGGTGGCAATCCCCAAAGTACCTTCCGAACCCACAAAAAGACCGGCAAGGTCGTAACCTGGCATTTCCGGCACTTCACCGCCAATATCGGCAATCGAGCCATCGGGAAGGACCACTTTCATAGCAAGAACGTGGTTGGTGGTAACGCCGTATTTGAGACAGTGAACGCCGCCGGAGTTTTCGGCAATGTTGCCACCGATGGAACAAATGATTTGGCTGGAGGGATCGGGGGCATAGTAAAAGCCGGCATCGCTTACGGCTTGGGTAACCCAGTTGTTAATGACCCCTGGTTGCACCACCACCCGTTGATTTTCCAGGTCTACTTGCAAAACTTTGCGCATCATGGAAGTGACGATGAGAACGCCGTCTTCCACGGGCAAGGCCCCTGCAGATAGTCCGGTTCCCGATCCTCTGGCGACCCAGGGCAAGTCGTGGCGGGCGCAAATTTGGACGGCGGCGGCTACTTGTTCGGTGGTTCGAGGCAAGACAACGATGGCGGGTCGCTGGCGGTAGCTGCTCAAGCCATCGCATTCGTAGGTAAGGAGTTCTTCTTTACGTTGGATTACGTTTTTTTTGCCGATGGCGGCGGCGAATTCTTTGACAATGGGTTGCCATTGCTTTTTTTGACGATCGGTTTTTCTTAAATTTTTGAGCCGTTGTAACATGAGGCATCCTTGAATGGAAATCTGAAAACGCTTTTCCCCTATTGTATGTATTTGTAGCTGGTTGCGGGGGTTGGTTAGCAAGGGGATTTGGTGTGGGAGTTGCCTGAGATCTTGACGGCATCTGGTTCCACCGGGACAATAACAATCATTCAGGTTGGGGTCGAATATATGACCGACGAACATACTGGTAAAGAATCTCGCGAGTCTCGCTATAGCAGCGTGTGGTCGGATCTGCGAGCTATGAAGCTGCTAGAGAAGCTGCAACAGGATGTCCGAGAGCTGAAAGCAGCCCAGCGTCGCTTGCTGGTGGCTTTGCTCGTTGTTTTTATTTTGCTAGGGGGAGGTGGTGCCTTTTTGTGGATTGTTTACAGCCAGTTGCAACAGTTGCGATCGCAGCCAGAAGCTACTCAGAGCCATTTTTGGGAAGTGCGATCGCGCTCAAGTAGCTTTGCCGACCAATTGTCAAACGAGCGAGGAGAAAACCGTGTCTCAAGAAGAAGAACCAGTGTATGACAACAGCGGCGATCTCGTTCCCGTTTCCTCTGGCGAAACGGATTCCCGTAGCGAACAAGAATATCGTCAGGAGACGGAAAATCTGGGACGAGAACTGCTCGATCTAAAGCTCGATACGCTATCCGAACGGGAAAATTACCAAAAAGAGATGGGGCGGTTGCGACGGAGGGTTAACAATTTAACCCTTTTGCTATTGGTGGTTTTATCGGCAGCTGCCGCCGGTGGTGTCTGGTTGTGGCAAGCCTGGCAACAGGAAAAAGCACAACTGCAGGAGCAAATCGAAAACAATCTATCCCAGGGGGAGTTCGCCCAGTTGCAAACCGAGATGGACCAAACCAACCAGCAAGTGGAGGATTTGCAAGCTCAGTTGGAACGCCTTTCCCAGCAACCATCATCGGAACAGCAACAAGCCATTGCAGCCAATAGCGAGCAAGTGCAAGCTCTGCAATCGGAAGTGAACCAAGTGAAAAACCGGCTGGACCAGCGGCAAGAAGCGATCGCGTATATGATTCGAGCTTTGGAAAATCTGGTTGGGGAATCGGAATTTCCGGATACCTCCCCTACCACCTCGGAATCGAAAGCAGGAATCAACGATGACACCGAACCAGGAGAACCGCAAGCAAGTCCCTCCCCAAGTCCCTCCCCAAGTCCGAGGCCAAGTCCTACCCCCGAAACCAATGCTCCTTCTGGTACACCAAACAACAACAACGAAAGCTGATGGTAGTGAAATTGGTGGAGACAGAAAGCACTTTTTTGCCTATGATTACCTATAAACAAATTTTTAACTAGGGGTTGCCGTTTTGGGGGGCATGTTGCTTGACAGGGCATAACCTGAAAAGCGTAAATTTGGCTTGGAGTTATAGTTTTTGTTTTTGATTCTTCTTTCTGGTTCTTGGCATTGGGAGCGATCGAGTTCATGAGCGATTTTACAAAGGAGAAGCTGCCCGTGAATATTCGCTGGCTACTATCAACGTTGCTGGGAGTGGCAATTCTCTCAGGTCCTACCCAAGCGGCTCAATTAGAGTCTTGGCGATTTGACAGCGACAGCAACCAACTGCATTTTACGACAACCAACGGTGGCGTCCAGCCGAAGGCGAAGCTGATTGCCGATCCGATTCGTTTGACCATCGACCTACCGGGTACCAAGCTGGGACGTTCTCAGGTGGTCAAACCCCTAAACGGTGCTATTCGGGAAATTCGCATCGGTCAGTTTCAGCCGGATATGGCGCGGATTGTGGTGGAACTGGCACCGGGATATACCATCAATCCCCGCCAGGTGAAATTTCACGGTCGCAGTCCTAGCGAGTGGATGGTCGAAATTCCCGATCCCTACCCATTGGCCACCATGGGGGGGAATTCGGAGGACGTACAATTGCGCTCCACTCAGACCAACGCCAAGCCTCCCATTTTGCGAGAGTTTGCCAATCGGGGGCGCAGCAACCGTGCGTCGAACCCGGAAAATGAAAATCAACTCAGCCAAATCCAAAGCTTTCGAGCCACTGGAGATGGCTTTTTTCTTGCTTTTGAGGGAGAAAAACGTCCCGAGATTGTGCGCCAGCGGACCAGCGATCGCGGTGTGACCTTTGATATCAAAGGGGTTCGGCTAGCGGAATCTATCAGCGATCGCGCTATTGCAGTCAGCCGCCACGGCATCGAACAAGTACAGCTAACCCAACTATCGAATCGGCCAGCAACAGTTCGCGTTACCCTCCTGGGAACGGAAAGCGATCGCAGTTGGCGGGCCACAGTGAGCGGTTTGGGAGGCATTATCCTGTTGCCCCAAGCCCGGTCTTCTTCGATCGGTTCCACCAGAGATGCCACCAATCCCAATCCCAGCATTTTACAAGGAAACCGGGAGGAACGAGACAGCAATCGTGCTCCCAACCGCATTAGCACCATCCGCAACATTGAATTTGCCAGCAGCAGCTCCCAATTGCTGATTCGCGGAGACAATCCCCTTAGCTACAGTGCCGATTGGGACCGCAACGGTACGTTTGCCTATCGCATCGAACTCAAATCAGCGCGCCTGGCCAACGGCGAACCCATGGAAATCTCTGGCAAGGACAATCCGGCAATTTTATGGGCACGGGCAGAACAGCAAGGACCGGAAACGGTGGTGGTATTGGTACAACCAGCCGCTGGTGTCCAAATTACTGGGGTCAACCAACCCAGCCGCCGCTTGCTGGCATTGGGATTTGCCCTCGATGGGGGTCGCTCCACCAGAGCCACAGTTCCCCGCCGCAGTACCTCTGTTCCTGTACCGGCACCCAGAAACCCTTCCCCCTCCTGGAATGGTTCTCCCCATCAAGAACGCCAAGTTATTGTCATCGATCCTGGACATGGAGGGCGCGATCCGGGGGCTGTGGGCATCAACAACCTCCAAGAAAAGGGCATAGTTTTGGATATTGGCAAGCAAGTAGCCGAAATCTTGGAACAAAATGGCGTACAAGCGGTTCTATCGCGATATGACGACCGGGAAATCGATTTGGCACCACGGGTACAGATGGCGGAACGGGTCAATGCTGACTTGTTTGTAAGCATCCATGCTAATGCCATTAGCATGAGCCGCCCGGAGGTAAACGGTATCGAAACGTACTATTACTCCACGGGATTGCGTTTGGCTCAGACAGTACACCGATCGCTTTTACAGGCAACTGGTGCCAATGACCGCGGCGTACGGCGGGCGAGATTTTACGTTTTGCGCCATACGTCTATGCCGGCAGTGCTATTGGAGGTGGGATTTGTAACTGGTCGGGAGGACGCACCGCGTTTGGCTAGTTCTGCTTACCGCACGCGCTTGGCAGAAGCGATCGCCCGGGGCATCCTGCAATACGTACGCCAGCACAACTGACAAAAGAGCGACAGGGACTGAAGTATGCGTCTGCAAATAAGTCCGTTTCTTCGTCGCCGGCTCGTTCGCTTGTTTCAACGACCCAATGCCCAAAAGCTTGCTTAATACGACATGACCAATCCAAAAGGACGCATCGGGATTTTTGATAGTGGTGTGGGGGGACTAACCGTTCTGAAAGCGTTGCGCCAGCAATTGCCCAACGAGTCCGTTCTTTATTTTGGCGATACGGCCCGCCTGCCTTATGGAACCAAGTCCCGCGAGCAAATTTTGCAGTACGTGCGGGAAATTCTCAGTTGGATGGTTCCCCAGGTGAAAATGGTGATGATGGCTTGCAATACCAGTTCGGCACTGGCGCTGGAGGTGGTGCAGTCGGAGTTTGACGTACCCATTTTGGGGTTGATTTTGCCGGGGGCAAGGGCGGCAGTTCGTCAAGGTCGGCGGATCGCTGCAATCGCGACTCCTGCTACCGCTGCCAGCCATGCCTACCGCAATGCCATTTTAGAAACCAATCCCCAGGTCCAAGTATGGGAAGTGGGATGTCCGGAATTTGTACCGCTCATTGAGGCCCAACGCATCCACGAACCGGCTACCGTACGGGTGGTGGACAAATATCTCCAGCCTTTGGTGAGCGAGTGCCGCATCGATACGCTCATTTATGGCTGCACCCACTATCCCTATTTAGAACCGGTATTGCAAAAGATTTTACCGCCGCAGGTTCGCATTATCGATCCGGCGGTGCATGTGGTGGCTGCTGGGGCTAAGGAGTTGGATTTGTTGGGGTTGCGCAGCTTCCAACGCCAAATGGGCGATCGCTTTACTGTCAGCGGTTGCCCCCAGCAATTTGCCCGCACGGCTACCCCTTGGCTGGGATACCAACCGGAGGTAGAATGGATTCAACTTCCTTCTTTGGAAAATTCTTCAATTCTTCTAGAATAAAAATCAATAAAAAGGAACAAAAAATGCCAGATTGGTTACACTCAACCGCAGGCTGATTCGCTAAATTGGCTACAGTTACTCCAATGGATTCTGACTGAGAAAACGTTTTTCCCAGTAACTGTTGACCAGGCCATCGCGGAAAAACGAGATTGGGAGCATCTACCTGTAGAATCCCTCCGTTTGACCTTTTGGAACTTATGATAGCAACCACCACATCCCCGCTAAATTCTTACCTCAAGGCGGATGCACCAATCTACTGGCATGAAGATATCCCTAGCATGCCCATTCAACCCCTGAGCGAAGCGATCGCGGGCAACAGCTATGATTTCGGACACCCGGACTGGGCATCTGCATATTTTGCTGCTCGCCACCGGGATGAAGCGTTTCACTTGCGCTGGTGTGCGGCAGTTGGCAATTGGGATGGTAAGATCGTTGTCGATGTAGGATGCGGTCCTGGCAAATGATTTGCCACAGTTGGTGGTTCGCAAATGGCTCGGAAAGTGGGAAAATTTCCTTACTTTATGATGCCCAGAATTTGCCGATATTGTCGCTATAAATACTTTTTGCATCACTAAGATGATTTAAAAAAAACTATCAAAGAAGCCGCTCGTTTGTTTAAACTAGGCGGTAAGCTGATTGCCGACCACGACCCCCAGCGTTCGGCTTGGCATTTTCGCGGCATCGGACGCTGGCTGTGGAACTTGCGCTTGCCTTTATATCGCCTTCTCCAACGCGGCGGTCACGGAGGCGATCGCGAGCAAGTGTGGGCACTGGCAACGGAAGCACACCACCGCCCCGGCAACGGCATGAGTGCGGACTTTTACCGCATGAATCAGGAGCTTGAAAGCCCTGACTTTTGAAAGCAGGTATGAAAAGCGACCCGTGCGGCTTTAGCGGCCGTCAAAAATGTGCTACACTTGTATCAAAGTACGTTCATAATGGGGCGGAAAAATACTCGTGGAGGGTCCCTGTTACCGGGGATGGACTAGTTCATAGCTAATCTATCTAGACACACCCGATGAAGCAAAAATCTCACGAATTCTAGTCGTGAGAGTGTCAACATCGCATTCTCGATCCCATGGGATTCACCACCAACATCTATCCCCACAACCATACCATTGGGGAAGAAGTCTTTCAGGGGCATTACGGTCGTTCCAAGCAAAAATACCGCATCGGACAGCGTCGATCGGGCATTCACCCAGACGCGCCAGCAGCGGCTTTGTCTCTGATGTGCGTAGCCACAAAAACTTCTAAATCTAACGTTTAAATTCTTCTCGTTTCGCTTCTACCATGCCACGAACCACATCAGGCATTTTATATTTTGCTTCCCATCCCAGCTTGGCTTTGGCTTTGCTAGGATTTCCTTTCCCCAGGGCAATGTCTGTGGGTCGGTAAAGGCTAGCATCAATATGCACGTGGTCCTGCCAATGTAATCCTACTGTCTTAAATGCTTCTATCACAAACTCTTCTAAAGAATAGCTCTCTCCGGTAGCAATCACAAAATCATCCGCCGTTTCCTGCTGTAACATGGCGTGCATGGCTTCCACGTATTCGGGTGCCCATCCCCAGTCCCGCCTAACTGAAATATTTCCCAAATGCAATTTTTCTTCACTGCCGTTGGCAATTCGACAAGCGGCTTCCACAATTTTCTGGGTTACGAATCGTTTGGGGCGCAGGGGCGATTCGTGGTTGAATAAGATACCCGAACAGGCAAACAAGCCATAGGCTTCTCGATAGTTGGCGACTTCCCAAATAGCTGTGGATTTAGCGACGGCATAGGGGCTGCGGGGGCGAAAGGGCGTGGTTTCGTCGGCAGGTTGCCCACCCGTGTCGCCAAAGCATTCGCTGGAGCCGGCGTTGTAAAATTTAATATCTGCTTCGGTAAATCGAATGGCTTCCAGCATATTTAACGTTCCCGTAGCAATGCTGGCGAGGGTTTCCACCGGTTGGTCGAAAGACAATCCCACAGAACTTTGCCCGGCGAGATTGTAGACTTCATCTGGTTGGGTTTTGACCAACACTTGCAAGACACTGCGAAAGTCGGTGGGCGACATGGATTCGAGTTTGACGCGATCGCGAATGCCTAGGTAGGTTAGATTGGCAAAAGAAGACATTTGGGCATCCCGGGAAGTACCGCAAACCTCGTAGCCTTTTTCCAGGAGCAATTTCGCCAGATAGGCCCCATCTTGACCGGAAATTCCGCAAATTAAAGCTTTTTTCATGGATCAATCACCGCAGCTCGATCTGAAACGGTTTTAACCGATGTCGGGGGATTGCGCCAAGCCTAATTTGGCTAAAGCATCTTGGGCGGCTGCTTTTTCCGCTTGTTTTTTGCTGTTTCCCTGACCCAAACCGAAGGGCTTCCCAGCAACGCACACTTGCGTGGTAAACTCTTTATTATGGTCCGGTCCCCTTTCCTGGATAATGTGATATTTGGGATTTTCTCCCCAGTTGGCGAGCGCCCACTGCTGGAACCGCCCTTTATAGTTGGAGTCGCTGAAGTTTTGAAAGGAAACGGTGGGTTTTTGTGTTTGTTGCTTGATTAGCTGGGTGGCAACAGGGGCAAAAATTGGTTCGATGAATTTTTTGACGGCTTCAATGCCACTGTCGAGATAGTAAGCTCCCACCACCGCTTCAAAGGTACTGCTGAGGAGGGAAATATTTTCTCGCCCGCCGTCTTGAATTGCCCCTTTACCCAACAACATGCGATCGCCGAGGTGCAGTTGGCTGGCAAAGTTGGCAAGTTGCGGTGCATCCACCAAAAGCGATCGCAGCCGCGTGAGGTCGCCTTCGCTGAGATGGGGCGCTTGTCGGTACAACCAATCCCCTACCAAAAAAGCTAAGACCGCATCTCCTAAAAATTCCAATCGTTCGTTGTCTTCGCACTCTTGGGGATATTCATTGGCGTAAGAGCGGTGGGTTAACGCTCGTTGCAGCAGCGATGGGTTTTGAAAGGTTGGTAATTCTGTCACCTGAAAAACGTAGTTAGTTAAGACTTAGGCTGGTCAGCTACCTGAAGCTGGAGGCATGAACCCCCTGTGCTTCAGCCGGGGGGGCTGACTTGGAAACTGTTTTGGCGTTTGGAAATCTTGGGGTGGCAAGAAACGCAGCATCTTGATTATACCGGATTCTATCCAAACTCATAAATCAAAATGTCTTTGGAAACGCGGGTCGAGATGGTTTTTTTTGCGTTGGTTACAGCGACGGCAAAGGGTTTGCAAGTTGCTGATGTCGTTTTTGCCTCCCCGCACTAGGGGAATAATGTGGTCTACTGTTAGTTGGCACTTGGTGGCGGTTTTGCCGCAGCTTTGGCACTGGTAGCGATCGCGTTGAAAAACATACTGACGCACTTGCTTGGGAATGGAGATGCGGCGAGTTCGCGACATAGGCAAGGAGAGCGATTCAATTGGCTTGCACTGGCAACGACGAAGGTGGGATAATGGGATGGCTATGCCTGATTCCACCAATTGGTTGTTTTTCCCCGTAGGATTGGATAATTTTTCTCTTCTGGGGAGAAAAAAACAATAGGGAAAACTTTTTCGCTACGCTAGCGGGAAAATTAAAGGCGAATATACCACAAATTTCCGAAAGAATTGCAGTGGTTTTCCCCAAACCACCAAACTTAATGAAATTTAAAACTTGCTTTAACCGTGGCCTAAGTTGCCATATACTAAATTTTATATCTTGTTGGGAGAGAAGTCTTTATGTCAAGAAAAAAAAGGAAATCGACCCGAACTTCTTCATCCACTTCTTCATCTACTTCCAAATCGCGTTTGGGAATTTCTCTAACGCCAGAGGGAGTGAATTCCTTGAATCAATTGGCGACGCAAGCCGGTTTATCTAAGTCGGAGTTGATTGAGAAAATTGCGACTGGGTCGGTAGCAATTGCTAGTTCCCAGGCGACCCATACCCTGGCTCTAGGAGATTCTACACCAGAATCCCCCCAACCGGAAACCGCTGCTGCGTCTCCATCGACCGAGAATGGAGAAGCCATTCGTGCTGATGCCGGCGAAGGGGTTTCCCAGGCTGCCTTCGATGCCATCAAAGCCGATTTGGAAACCCAGTCTCAACGGGTGGCAGAGTTAGAAAAACAGTTGCAGCAACAGCAGCAAGAAGCAACCAATCGGGATGCCAACTACCAGGCATTGCAAGAGCAGCTCGAAGAAAAATCGCGATCGCAAGCCCAGTTAGAAGAGCAGCAAGAGCAATACAAGCAACAAATTGCCCAACAACAGGAACGATATCAATCCTTGCAGGCGGAATACCAAAAACAGCAGCAAAAAATTACCGATCTGGAACAACAACTGGAAAAGCAAGCAGAAAGCGATCGCAGCTGGCAGCAGCAACTCCAGGAAAAATCGACCCAAATTTCCCAGCTAGAAGAACAAGTACAAAAATACAAGCAACAAACTTCCCAAAAGCAGCAGGAATATCAGTCTTTACAGCAGCAGCATCAACAACAACAGCAAC
Protein-coding sequences here:
- the murI gene encoding glutamate racemase — translated: MTNPKGRIGIFDSGVGGLTVLKALRQQLPNESVLYFGDTARLPYGTKSREQILQYVREILSWMVPQVKMVMMACNTSSALALEVVQSEFDVPILGLILPGARAAVRQGRRIAAIATPATAASHAYRNAILETNPQVQVWEVGCPEFVPLIEAQRIHEPATVRVVDKYLQPLVSECRIDTLIYGCTHYPYLEPVLQKILPPQVRIIDPAVHVVAAGAKELDLLGLRSFQRQMGDRFTVSGCPQQFARTATPWLGYQPEVEWIQLPSLENSSILLE
- a CDS encoding HNH endonuclease, yielding MSRTRRISIPKQVRQYVFQRDRYQCQSCGKTATKCQLTVDHIIPLVRGGKNDISNLQTLCRRCNQRKKNHLDPRFQRHFDL
- the glcD gene encoding glycolate oxidase subunit GlcD, with the translated sequence MLQRLKNLRKTDRQKKQWQPIVKEFAAAIGKKNVIQRKEELLTYECDGLSSYRQRPAIVVLPRTTEQVAAAVQICARHDLPWVARGSGTGLSAGALPVEDGVLIVTSMMRKVLQVDLENQRVVVQPGVINNWVTQAVSDAGFYYAPDPSSQIICSIGGNIAENSGGVHCLKYGVTTNHVLAMKVVLPDGSIADIGGEVPEMPGYDLAGLFVGSEGTLGIATEITLRILKTPEAVSVLLADFTSIEDAGNAVAEITRAGIIPAGMEMMDNLSINAVEDVVAMECYPRDARAILLVELDGLQVEVDSNQQRVADICTQNGARSITKATDPQKRAKLWKGRKAAFAAAGHLAPDYYVQDGVIPRTQLASVLKEIEELSARSGYQIANVFHAGDGNLHPLVLYDNSKEGALEEVEEVAGEILKICLRVGGSLSGEHGIGEDKKCYMSDMFSEADLATMQWVRQVFNPRGQANPGKLFPTPRTCGEAANAKMRDFPGVDLY
- the rnc gene encoding ribonuclease III; the protein is MTELPTFQNPSLLQRALTHRSYANEYPQECEDNERLEFLGDAVLAFLVGDWLYRQAPHLSEGDLTRLRSLLVDAPQLANFASQLHLGDRMLLGKGAIQDGGRENISLLSSTFEAVVGAYYLDSGIEAVKKFIEPIFAPVATQLIKQQTQKPTVSFQNFSDSNYKGRFQQWALANWGENPKYHIIQERGPDHNKEFTTQVCVAGKPFGLGQGNSKKQAEKAAAQDALAKLGLAQSPDIG
- a CDS encoding GDP-mannose 4,6-dehydratase — encoded protein: MKKALICGISGQDGAYLAKLLLEKGYEVCGTSRDAQMSSFANLTYLGIRDRVKLESMSPTDFRSVLQVLVKTQPDEVYNLAGQSSVGLSFDQPVETLASIATGTLNMLEAIRFTEADIKFYNAGSSECFGDTGGQPADETTPFRPRSPYAVAKSTAIWEVANYREAYGLFACSGILFNHESPLRPKRFVTQKIVEAACRIANGSEEKLHLGNISVRRDWGWAPEYVEAMHAMLQQETADDFVIATGESYSLEEFVIEAFKTVGLHWQDHVHIDASLYRPTDIALGKGNPSKAKAKLGWEAKYKMPDVVRGMVEAKREEFKR
- a CDS encoding N-acetylmuramoyl-L-alanine amidase; this encodes MSDFTKEKLPVNIRWLLSTLLGVAILSGPTQAAQLESWRFDSDSNQLHFTTTNGGVQPKAKLIADPIRLTIDLPGTKLGRSQVVKPLNGAIREIRIGQFQPDMARIVVELAPGYTINPRQVKFHGRSPSEWMVEIPDPYPLATMGGNSEDVQLRSTQTNAKPPILREFANRGRSNRASNPENENQLSQIQSFRATGDGFFLAFEGEKRPEIVRQRTSDRGVTFDIKGVRLAESISDRAIAVSRHGIEQVQLTQLSNRPATVRVTLLGTESDRSWRATVSGLGGIILLPQARSSSIGSTRDATNPNPSILQGNREERDSNRAPNRISTIRNIEFASSSSQLLIRGDNPLSYSADWDRNGTFAYRIELKSARLANGEPMEISGKDNPAILWARAEQQGPETVVVLVQPAAGVQITGVNQPSRRLLALGFALDGGRSTRATVPRRSTSVPVPAPRNPSPSWNGSPHQERQVIVIDPGHGGRDPGAVGINNLQEKGIVLDIGKQVAEILEQNGVQAVLSRYDDREIDLAPRVQMAERVNADLFVSIHANAISMSRPEVNGIETYYYSTGLRLAQTVHRSLLQATGANDRGVRRARFYVLRHTSMPAVLLEVGFVTGREDAPRLASSAYRTRLAEAIARGILQYVRQHN